A genomic window from Lotus japonicus ecotype B-129 chromosome 1, LjGifu_v1.2 includes:
- the LOC130731928 gene encoding protein FAR1-RELATED SEQUENCE 9-like has protein sequence MCEGINSFIKSYVQCKNSLIDFIHNFERAVKEYRHNEVFVDFNTMYSEPLPTTPLGYIEHGFSQHLTRSMFNEVKTQIEYVGGLNIIQRTKVNDVVMAKMNKALYERREYVVLYDKNSSKFVCDCGHFDYSGIPCSHMICAMRNERVDEVPASLICKRWSKTAKVDYMNQINDTVTGNDAKKLDIYKLAESVQKHRADSRNIRTGPFLIGDPTVVTTKGRKKKGGKKRRLCSRCRMAGHTIRTCP, from the exons ATGTGTGAAGGGATCAATTCATTCATCAAGAGCTATGTTCAATGTAAAAACAGTTTGATAGATTTCATTCATAATTTTGAGAGGGCGGTGAAGGAGTACCGACACAACGAGGTATTTGTTGATTTTAACACAATGTATTCGGAGCCTTTGCCCACAACTCCTCTTGGTTATATTGAGCATGGCTTCTCACAACATTTGACCAGGAGCATGTTCAATGAAGTGAAAACCCAGATTGAATATGTTGGTGGCTTAAATATTATTCAAAGGACTAAGGTCAATGATGTGGTGATGGCGAAGATGAACAAGGCTTTGTATGAAAGGCGTGAGTATGTGGTTTTATATGACAAGAATTCTTCAAAATTTGTGTGTGATTGTGGTCACTTTGATTATTCTGGAATCCCTTGTTCTCACATGATATGTGCAATGAGAAATGAGAGAGTGGATGAAGTTCCTGCTAGTCTTATATGTAAAAGGTGGTCAAAGACGGCTAAGGTGGACTACATGAATCAGATTAATGACACTGTTACTGGAAATGATGCGAAGAAATTG GACATATATAAGTTGGCTGAAAGTGTTCAAAAGCATCGGGCAGATAGCAGAAACATCCGCACTGGACCATTCTTGATTGGGGATCCAACTGTGGTGACCACAAAGGGGCGCAAGAAGAAAGGTGGGAAGAAGAGAAGGTTATGCTCAAGATGCAGAATGGCTGGACATACAATTCGCACATGCCCATAA
- the LOC130731934 gene encoding protein FAR1-RELATED SEQUENCE 7-like, translating into MESNVQSASNGENGEEQSAENVEEEVHLSLGNNVPDFPENSAHSEENEFDSEDDAIKFYERYGQCYGFGVRRDNVYRGSQGSIVTRQLICGKEGVRHRKYWSGGTGLELQRELPRCHVQLASVFALNATHKGGHETLDFTKKDRFNHIDKEKRIKVGNGDAVAALSYFQAKAEGDQITYKRNKYNKPLVIFCGYNHHGQTTVFGCALITDEAIETYKWVLETFAECIFEKNPKVLVTDGDLAMKEAIRRVSPNARHRLCSWHIQQKALEKLKNPDFLEDFKGLIYGNFNAERFEHLWAKVMEKYGLGNDEWLTRMHGMKTM; encoded by the exons ATGGAAAGTAATGTACAATCTGCTTCAAATGGAGAAAATGGAGAGGAACAATCTGCCGAAAATGTAGAGGAAGAAGTCCATCTCAGTTTAGGTAACAATGTGCCTGATTTTCCTGAAAATAGTGCACATTCTGAGGAAAATG AATTCGATTCTGAAGATGATGCAATTAAGTTCTATGAAAGATATGGTCAGTGTTATGGTTTTGGTGTGAGGAGAGACAATGTCTATCGTGGTTCGCAGGGTTCCATTGTTACTCGTCAACTTATCTGCGGCAAAGAGGGAGTGAGGCATAGAAAATATTGGAGCGGAGGGACCGGGTTAGAGTTGCAAAGGGAATTACCACGGTGTCATGTCCAGCTCGCTTCCGTCTTCGCTTTGAACGCAACTCAT AAAGGTGGTCATGAGACATTGGATTTTACCAAGAAGGATCGGTTCAATCACATTGATAAGGAGAAGCGGATAAAGGTAGGAAACGGAGACGCAGTTGCAGCTTTGTCATATTTTCAGGCTAAGGCTGAGGGTGATCAAAT CACCTATAAGAGAAACAAGTATAATAAGCCTCTGGTGATTTTCTGTGGCTACAATCACCATGGTCAGACAACTGTTTTTGGTTGCGCTTTGATTACGGATGAGGCGATTGAGACATATAAGTGGGTGCTGGAGACATTTGCTGAGTGTATATTTGAGAAGAATCCCAAAGTTCTTGTTACAGATGGTGATTTAGCTATGAAAGAAGCAATAAGGCGTGTCTCTCCTAATGCCCGACACAGACTGTGTTCATGGCATATTCAACAAAAAGCTTTAGAGAAACTGAAGAATCCGGACTTTTTGGAGGATTTTAAAGGTCTGATTTATGGTAACTTCAATGCCGAGAGATTTGAGCATCTTTGGGCTAAGGTTATGGAGAAGTATGGACTTGGTAATGATGAGTGGTTAACAAGAATGCATGGTATGAAGACAATGTGA
- the LOC130732829 gene encoding glutamate receptor 3.2 isoform X1 translates to MQQQLVYHDHHGFRFWMNLLSLCLCLCLCLALHRAPGEGASRHDNVVVNVGAIFTLKTINGKVSKIAIEAAQKDVNSDPRILGGRKLSITIHDSNFSGFLGFIGALRFLMTDTVAIIGPQNSVMAHVLSHLANELQVPLLSFTALDPTLTPLQCPYFVQTAPSDLFQMTAVADVISYFGWRQVIAVYSDDDQSRNGVAVLGDKLALRRCQLSYKAALPPDPTATAGHVTDQLLKIRSMEARIIVVHTYAITGALVFDMAQKLGMMSKGYVWIATAWLSTVLDSTSPSSLPLNTSNSIQGVLTLRPHTPQSRKKQAFISRWNHISNGSIGLNPYGLYAYDSVWMIAHALKLFFDQNQTISFSNNTNLSGTREETTLNLGALHVFDGGKQLLDNILRINMTGLTGPIQFVSDRSPLHPSYDILNVLATGYRRIGYWSNYSGLSVISPEKLHTKPANRSISNQRLHRVIWPGNTTEKPRGWVFPNNGRQLRIGVPNRVSYGDMVSQTNGTTAVQGYCIDIFLAAIKLLPYAFQYKFVLFGDGHKNPSYYDLVNMITSDSFDAVVGDIAIVTSRTKIVDFTQPFIESGLVVVAPVKKLKTSAWAFLRPFTPQMWGVTALFLLLVGIVVWILEHRTNDEFRGPPKKQMVTILWFSFSTMFFAHRENTVSTLGRVVLIIWLFVVLIINSSYTASLTSILTVQQLSSPITGIDTLISSNLRVGFQVGSFAENYLNEELNIAKHRLVPLGSPEEYVIALEKGIVAAVVDERPYVELFLSNHCKFSIRGQEFTKGGWGFAFPRDSPLAIDMSTAILSLSENGELRRIREKWLSEKACGFRNNEDEQLQLHSFRGLFLICGITCFLALLIYFFSIVRQFSQNTPHKDRSRIQTFLNFVDEKEDISHNQLKRKVEDISSDAYSRESHLRSIDQRAQMDKSQEAPLA, encoded by the exons ATGCAGCAGCAGCTAGTCTATCACGACCACCACGGGTTCCGGTTCTGGATGAATCTGCTGAGCTTGTGCCTGTGCCTGTGCCTGTGCCTTGCATTGCACAGAGCACCAGGGGAAGGAGCTTCCAGACATGACAACGTCGTCGTCAATGTCGGTGCCATATTCACTCTGAAGACTATAAACGGAAAAGTCTCCAAGATTGCCATCGAAGCTGCACAGAAAGATGTCAATTCCGATCCTCGCATCTTGGGTGGACGTAAACTTTCCATAACCATCCATGATTCTAACTTCAGTGGCTTTCTAGGCTTTATTGGGG CCCTCAGGTTCTTGATGACTGATACTGTAGCTATAATTGGTCCACAAAATTCAGTAATGGCCCATGTGCTTTCGCATCTTGCAAATGAGCTCCAAGTTCCTCTGCTATCTTTCACGGCTTTGGATCCCACCCTCACACCTCTTCAGTGTCCTTATTTTGTCCAAACTGCACCcagtgacctgtttcagatgacTGCAGTTGCTGACGTGATAAGTTATTTTGGTTGGAGGCAGGTCATTGCAGTTTATAGCGATGATGATCAGAGTCGAAACGGGGTAGCTGTCTTGGGGGACAAACTTGCTCTCAGACGCTGTCAATTGTCTTACAAAGCAGCACTGCCCCCGGATCCAACCGCCACTGCAGGTCATGTTACTGATCAATTGCTCAAGATAAGAAGCATGGAAGCTCGAATAATTGTTGTGCACACCTACGCCATTACAGGTGCCTTGGTTTTCGACATGGCTCAAAAACTAGGGATGATGAGCAAAGGCTATGTCTGGATAGCTACTGCTTGGTTATCAACTGTTTTAGATTCAACTTCACCTTCATCGCTTCCTTTAAATACTTCTAACTCAATTCAAGGCGTTCTTACACTTCGCCCTCACACCCCTCAGTCAAGAAAGAAGCAGGCATTTATCTCGAGGTGGAACCACATAAGTAATGGCTCAATTGGGTTAAATCCATATGGCCTGTATGCTTATGATTCTGTTTGGATGATTGCTCAtgcattaaaattattttttgatcAGAATCAAACCATTTCCTTCTCTAATAATACAAATTTAAGTGGCACCAGGGAAGAGACTACTCTGAATCTTGGTGCTCTGCACGTTTTTGATGGAGGGAAACAGTTACTTGATAACATATTGCGCATTAATATGACTGGGTTGACAGGACCTATTCAATTTGTTTCAGACAGATCTCCTTTACATCCATCATATGACATCCTTAATGTACTTGCTACTGGTTATAGGAGAATTGGATACTGGTCTAATTATTCAGGGCTCTCTGTAATATCCCCTGAGAAACTTCACACTAAGCCTGCCAATCGTTCAATTTCGAACCAGCGTCTACACCGTGTCATATGGCCTGGAAATACAACAGAAAAGCCTCGTGGGTGGGTTTTCCCAAATAATGGAAGGCAACTCAGAATTGGAGTTCCCAACAGAGTTAGTTATGGGGACATGGTGTCACAAACAAATGGCACCACTGCAGTTCAAGGATATTGCATAGATATATTCTTGGCCGCCATAAAATTGCTCCCATATGCATTTCAATATAAGTTTGTTCTGTTTGGAGATGGACATAAGAACCCGAGCTACTATGATCTTGTCAATATGATTACTTCTGAT TCTTTTGATGCTGTTGTGGGTGACATTGCTATTGTCACTAGCCGGACAAAGATTGTGGATTTTACTCAACCATTTATAGAGTCAGGTTTAGTTGTGGTTGCTCCGGTGAAAAAGTTGAAGACAAGTGCTTGGGCTTTCTTGAGACCGTTTACTCCACAGATGTGGGGTGTCACTGCACTTTTTCTCCTTCTTGTTGGAATAGTGGTGTGGATTCTTGAACACAGAACAAATGATGAGTTTCGGGGGCCTCCAAAGAAACAGATGGTTACGATTCTTTG GTTTAGTTTCTCAACCATGTTCTTTGCGCATA GAGAAAACACAGTTAGTACACTTGGTCGTGTTGTGTTGATAATCTGGCTTTTTGTGGTTCTGATAATCAATTCAAGCTACACAGCAAGCTTGACATCAATTCTGACTGTGCAACAGCTGTCCTCGCCCATAACAGGAATTGACACTTTGATATCCAGCAACCTACGTGTAGGGTTCCAAGTAGGATCATTTGCTGAAAATTACCTGAACGAGGAACTCAACATTGCAAAACATAGACTCGTTCCACTTGGCTCACCAGAAGAATATGTTATTGCTCTTGAGAAGGGAATCGTTGCAGCAGTGGTAGATGAACGACCCTATGTTGAACTCTTCCTGTCAAACCACTGCAAATTCTCAATTAGGGGCCAAGAGTTCACCAAAGGTGGATGGGGATTT GCATTTCCGAGGGATTCTCCTTTAGCAATTGATATGTCAACTGCCATTCTGAGTCTATCTGAGAATGGTGAACTTAGGAGGATCCGTGAAAAGTGGCTTTCGGAAAAGGCTTGTGGTTTTCGTAATAATGAGGATGAGCAGCTTCAATTACATAGCTTTCGGGGCTTGTTTCTGATCTGTGGCATAACATGTTTCCTGGCGCTTCTTATCTACTTCTTTTCAATAGTACGCCAATTCAGTCAAAACACTCCTCACAAAGACAGATCACGCATCCAGACTTTTCTAAATTTTGTTGATGAAAAAGAAGACATATCACACAACcaattaaaaagaaaagttGAGGATATTTCATCAGATGCTTATTCCAGAGAAAGTCATTTGAGGAGCATAGATCAGAGGGCACAAATGGATAAATCCCAAGAGGCTCCTTTGGCTTGA
- the LOC130732829 gene encoding glutamate receptor 3.2 isoform X2, producing the protein MQQQLVYHDHHGFRFWMNLLSLCLCLCLCLALHRAPGEGASRHDNVVVNVGAIFTLKTINGKVSKIAIEAAQKDVNSDPRILGGRKLSITIHDSNFSGFLGFIGALRFLMTDTVAIIGPQNSVMAHVLSHLANELQVPLLSFTALDPTLTPLQCPYFVQTAPSDLFQMTAVADVISYFGWRQVIAVYSDDDQSRNGVAVLGDKLALRRCQLSYKAALPPDPTATAGHVTDQLLKIRSMEARIIVVHTYAITGALVFDMAQKLGMMSKGYVWIATAWLSTVLDSTSPSSLPLNTSNSIQGVLTLRPHTPQSRKKQAFISRWNHISNGSIGLNPYGLYAYDSVWMIAHALKLFFDQNQTISFSNNTNLSGTREETTLNLGALHVFDGGKQLLDNILRINMTGLTGPIQFVSDRSPLHPSYDILNVLATGYRRIGYWSNYSGLSVISPEKLHTKPANRSISNQRLHRVIWPGNTTEKPRGWVFPNNGRQLRIGVPNRVSYGDMVSQTNGTTAVQGYCIDIFLAAIKLLPYAFQYKFVLFGDGHKNPSYYDLVNMITSDSFDAVVGDIAIVTSRTKIVDFTQPFIESGLVVVAPVKKLKTSAWAFLRPFTPQMWGVTALFLLLVGIVVWILEHRTNDEFRGPPKKQMVTILWFSFSTMFFAHNFSLFQEKTQLVHLVVLC; encoded by the exons ATGCAGCAGCAGCTAGTCTATCACGACCACCACGGGTTCCGGTTCTGGATGAATCTGCTGAGCTTGTGCCTGTGCCTGTGCCTGTGCCTTGCATTGCACAGAGCACCAGGGGAAGGAGCTTCCAGACATGACAACGTCGTCGTCAATGTCGGTGCCATATTCACTCTGAAGACTATAAACGGAAAAGTCTCCAAGATTGCCATCGAAGCTGCACAGAAAGATGTCAATTCCGATCCTCGCATCTTGGGTGGACGTAAACTTTCCATAACCATCCATGATTCTAACTTCAGTGGCTTTCTAGGCTTTATTGGGG CCCTCAGGTTCTTGATGACTGATACTGTAGCTATAATTGGTCCACAAAATTCAGTAATGGCCCATGTGCTTTCGCATCTTGCAAATGAGCTCCAAGTTCCTCTGCTATCTTTCACGGCTTTGGATCCCACCCTCACACCTCTTCAGTGTCCTTATTTTGTCCAAACTGCACCcagtgacctgtttcagatgacTGCAGTTGCTGACGTGATAAGTTATTTTGGTTGGAGGCAGGTCATTGCAGTTTATAGCGATGATGATCAGAGTCGAAACGGGGTAGCTGTCTTGGGGGACAAACTTGCTCTCAGACGCTGTCAATTGTCTTACAAAGCAGCACTGCCCCCGGATCCAACCGCCACTGCAGGTCATGTTACTGATCAATTGCTCAAGATAAGAAGCATGGAAGCTCGAATAATTGTTGTGCACACCTACGCCATTACAGGTGCCTTGGTTTTCGACATGGCTCAAAAACTAGGGATGATGAGCAAAGGCTATGTCTGGATAGCTACTGCTTGGTTATCAACTGTTTTAGATTCAACTTCACCTTCATCGCTTCCTTTAAATACTTCTAACTCAATTCAAGGCGTTCTTACACTTCGCCCTCACACCCCTCAGTCAAGAAAGAAGCAGGCATTTATCTCGAGGTGGAACCACATAAGTAATGGCTCAATTGGGTTAAATCCATATGGCCTGTATGCTTATGATTCTGTTTGGATGATTGCTCAtgcattaaaattattttttgatcAGAATCAAACCATTTCCTTCTCTAATAATACAAATTTAAGTGGCACCAGGGAAGAGACTACTCTGAATCTTGGTGCTCTGCACGTTTTTGATGGAGGGAAACAGTTACTTGATAACATATTGCGCATTAATATGACTGGGTTGACAGGACCTATTCAATTTGTTTCAGACAGATCTCCTTTACATCCATCATATGACATCCTTAATGTACTTGCTACTGGTTATAGGAGAATTGGATACTGGTCTAATTATTCAGGGCTCTCTGTAATATCCCCTGAGAAACTTCACACTAAGCCTGCCAATCGTTCAATTTCGAACCAGCGTCTACACCGTGTCATATGGCCTGGAAATACAACAGAAAAGCCTCGTGGGTGGGTTTTCCCAAATAATGGAAGGCAACTCAGAATTGGAGTTCCCAACAGAGTTAGTTATGGGGACATGGTGTCACAAACAAATGGCACCACTGCAGTTCAAGGATATTGCATAGATATATTCTTGGCCGCCATAAAATTGCTCCCATATGCATTTCAATATAAGTTTGTTCTGTTTGGAGATGGACATAAGAACCCGAGCTACTATGATCTTGTCAATATGATTACTTCTGAT TCTTTTGATGCTGTTGTGGGTGACATTGCTATTGTCACTAGCCGGACAAAGATTGTGGATTTTACTCAACCATTTATAGAGTCAGGTTTAGTTGTGGTTGCTCCGGTGAAAAAGTTGAAGACAAGTGCTTGGGCTTTCTTGAGACCGTTTACTCCACAGATGTGGGGTGTCACTGCACTTTTTCTCCTTCTTGTTGGAATAGTGGTGTGGATTCTTGAACACAGAACAAATGATGAGTTTCGGGGGCCTCCAAAGAAACAGATGGTTACGATTCTTTG GTTTAGTTTCTCAACCATGTTCTTTGCGCATA ATTTCTCATTGTTTCAGGAGAAAACACAGTTAGTACACTTGGTCGTGTTGTGTTGA
- the LOC130732830 gene encoding uncharacterized protein LOC130732830: protein MSSSAPPNVDLFDAYFRRADLDRDGRISGAEAVSFFQGSGLPKNVLAQIWAFANQSQSGFLGRAEFYNALKLVTVAQSKRELTPEMVKAALYGPAASKIPAPQINFTATATATAAPPLTSPAPTPTPTPTPAPQSVPVNQNLGLRGAVPNSSGNQQNIPSQNLNLPASNLAPRVVTQGLSGAIPVGVVRPVTPSYGSTGKTGGAPDGMPSQIAPRGSSPGSIPEGFGLATSGSNVALAPRQYPASGTKPSDQGVKDSKLKDTSVNEISPDSLFGGDMFSASSFKPKQDSSLQGLSSGSSPLSSAIVPISGGSQNSIRSSTSDSLQSSLATQPFGAQLHQAQPLVKQNQHAPVQSPNMLNSSGLPVRLQDSASSQPQPPWPRMTQSDIQKYMKVFMEVDTDRDGKITGEQARNLFLSWRLPREVLMKVWDLSDQDNDSMLSLREFCIALYLMERHREGRVLPEVLPSNIVLDLPTTGQPAPLHSAVTWGNPSGFQQQQGVTGSGARQVNPTAGRPPRPAAPVPPSDEGPQNKQQKSRVPVLEKNLITQLSSDEQNSINSKFQEATEADKKVEELEKEIVESREKIEFCRAKMQELVIYKSRCDNRLNEIVERISADRREVEILGKKYEDKYKQVGDLSSRLTTEEATFRDIQEKKIELYQAIVKMEQGGNADDTLQARADRIQSELDELVKSLNERCKKYGLRAKPTTLVELPFGWQPGIQEAAADWDEDWDKLEDKEFAVVKELTLDVKNIIAPPKQKLPPAVNKKALDVGSPTFAASPKSDDKKDLDVGSPTFAASPKSDDKSEKPQTTNEQGVSNGSVYNKSEDGSARSAPNSPLASSAVGSPHRDLGDADIRRTAGEDSSPHYQDAIHETQSDRGDVKSVFSEDKFFDEPNWGTFDTNDDIDSVWGFNASSITNEERDLGSAGDNYFFGSGELGLNPIKTASPRAGDFFQKSSGFSFDDSVPSTPLFSSSSSPQRPKEWLETAFDNLSRFDSFRTHDSVSLPAGETLARFDSIRSSVDYDHGHGFPAFDDSDPFGSGPFRTSSESQTPRRGSDSWSAF, encoded by the exons ATGTCATCATCGGCACCGCCTAATGTCGATCTCTTCGATGCTTATTTCCGCCGTGCTGATTTGGATCGAGATGGCCGCATCAGTGGTGCCGAAGCTGTCTCCTTCTTCCAAGGCTCCGGTTTGCCCAAGAACGTCCTCGCACAG ATTTGGGCATTTGCAAACCAAAGCCAAAGTGGTTTCCTTGGTCGGGCAGAATTCTACAATGCCCTTAAACTTGTCACTGTGGCACAAAGCAAGCGAGAACTCACCCCTGAAATGGTCAAAGCAGCATTATATGGCCCAGCTGCATCTAAGATTCCTGCACCTCAAATTAATTTCACTGCCACTGCCACTGCCACTGCTGCACCCCCATTAACTTCCCCCGCACCTACACCTACACCTACACCTACACCTGCACCACAGAGCGTCCCTGTAAACCAAAATCTTGGACTTAGGGGGGCAGTCCCAAATTCGAGTGGTAACCAGCAAAACATTCCttctcaaaatttgaatttGCCTGCTTCTAATCTTGCTCCCCGTGTTGTCACTCAAGGACTCTCTGGAGCCATACCTGTTGGTGTAGTTCGCCCTGTGACCCCAAGTTATGGCTCCACCGGCAAGACGGGCGGAGCTCCAGATGGAATGCCCTCTCAAATTGCACCTAGAGGGAGTAGTCCCGGATCAATACCAGAGGGGTTTGGGCTTGCAACGTCTGGATCAAATGTTGCACTGGCACCTAGACAGTATCCTGCCTCAGGCACAAAGCCATCAGATCAAGGGGTTAAGGATTCTAAATTAAAGGATACTTCTGTGAATGAGATTTCTCCTGATTCATTGTTTGGAGGGGATATGTTCTCGGCTAGCTCATTTAAGCCGAAGCAAGATTCTTCTCTGCAGGGACTTTCTTCTGGTAGCTCTCCGCTTTCATCAGCTATTGTTCCTATATCTGGAGGGAGCCAGAACTCTATCAGGAGTAGTACCTCTGATTCTTTACAGAGCTCACTTGCGACTCAGCCTTTTGGTGCACAGCTTCACCAGGCCCAGCCACTGGTGAAACAGAACCAGCATGCCCCAGTCCAGTCACCAAATATGCTGAATTCATCTGGACTTCCAGTGAGATTGCAGGATTCTGCTTCCAGTCAACCCCAACCCCCATGGCCAAGGATGACTCAGTCTGATATTCAGAAATATATGAAAGTATTCATGGAAGTAGACACGGATAGAGATGGGAAAATCACTGGGGAACAAGCACGAAACTTGTTTCTTAGTTGGAGATTACCTAGAG AGGTTTTAATGAAGGTCTGGGACTTATCCGATCAAGATAATGATAGCATGCTTTCTCTCAGGGAGTTCTGTATAGCACTGTACCTAATGGAGCGGCACAGGGAAGGACGTGTTCTTCCAGAAGTACTTCCAAGTAATATTGTGCTTGATTTACCAACTACCGGTCAACCTGCCCCCCTTCACAGTGCTGTAACTTGGGGAAATCCATCAG GTTTTCAACAACAGCAAGGGGTGACTGGATCTGGTGCTCGACAAGTGAACCCTACTGCAGGTCGCCCGCCAAGGCCGGCGGCTCCTGTCCCTCCGTCTGATGAAGGTCCTCAGAACAAGCAGCAAAAGTCCAGAGTTCCAGTCTTGGAGAAGAACCTCATTACTCAGCTGAGTTCAGATGAACAAAATTCAATTAATTCAAAGTTTCAAGAAGCAACAGAAGCTGATAAGAAG GTGGAAGAACTTGAGAAAGAAATTGTGGAGTCTAGAGAGAAAATAGAATTCTGTCGTGCAAAAATGCAGGAGCTT GTTATATACAAGAGCAGATGTGACAATCGTCTTAACGAGATCGTAGAAAGGATATCTGCTGATAGGCGTGAG GTTGAGATTCTAGGAAAGAAATATGAAGATAAATATAAGCAAGTTGGAGATTTATCATCCAGGTTGACTACTGAAGAAGCCACATTTCGTGACATACAG gagaaaaaaattgaattgtaTCAAGCAATTGTCAAGATGGAACAGGGTGGAAATGCCGATGACACTCTACAG GCTCGTGCTGATCGTATCCAATCAGAACTTGATGAGCTGGTGAAATCTCTGAATGAGCGGTGCAAGAAGTATGGATTACGTGCAAAGCCCACAACATTAGTGGAGCTACCCTTTG GCTGGCAACCTGGTATCCAAGAAGCAGCTGCTGATTGGGATGAAGATTGGGATAAGCTTGAAGATAAAG AGTTTGCTGTTGTCAAAGAACTCACTCTTGATGTGAAAAACATCATAGCGCCTCCAAAACAAAAGTTGCCACCGGCTGTGAACAAGAAAGCTTTGGATGTTGGCAGTCCAACATTTGCAGCTTCACCCAAGAGTGATGACAAGAAAGATTTGGATGTTGGCAGTCCAACGTTTGCAGCTTCACCCAAGAGTGACGATAAGTCAGAAAAGCCTCAGACTACAAATGAACAGGGAGTTAGCAATGGATCTGTTTATAATAAAAGTGAAGATGGCTCTGCTAGAAGTGCTCCTAATAGTCCATTAGCAAGCAGTGCTGTTGGAAGCCCACACAGAGACCTTGGTGATGCTGACATTAGAAGGACTGCCGGTGAAGATAGCTCACCCCATTATCAAGATGCCATACATGAAACCCAAAG TGATCGTGGTGATGTCAAGTCTGTGTTTTCTGAGGACAAATTTTTTGATGAACCTAATTGGGGAACCTTTGACACAAATGATGATATTGATTCAGTTTGGGGATTCAATGCTAGTAGCATCACCAACGAG GAGAGAGATCTTGGCAGTGCAGGAGACAACTATTTCTTTGGCTCTGGAGAACTGGGCCTGAACCCCATTAAAACAGCTTCACCACGGGCTGGGGACTTCTTCCAGAAGAGCAGTGGATTCAGTTTTGATGATTCTGTACCAAGCACTCCACTTTTCAGCTCAAGCAGCTCCCCTCAAAGGCCCAAAGAGTGGTTGGAAACTGCATTTGACAACTTGTCAAGATTTGATTCTTTCCGAACACATGATAGTGTATCTCTACCTGCGGGGGAGACACTAGCGCGATTTGATTCAATTCGCAGCAGTGTGGATTATGATCATGGTCATGGCTTTCCAGCTTTTGATGACTCGGATCCCTTTGGCTCTGGGCCGTTTAGGACTTCATCAGAAAGTCAAACTCCAAGAAGAGGGTCTGATAGTTGGAGTGCTTTTTAG